Within Oxyura jamaicensis isolate SHBP4307 breed ruddy duck chromosome 33 unlocalized genomic scaffold, BPBGC_Ojam_1.0 oxy33_random_OJ89, whole genome shotgun sequence, the genomic segment GGTCGGCGCTGCCCGCGGCCCCCCGCGGCCGCCCTCGGCGGAGCCGCCCGCCCTGCCCGCGCCCCGCGCGTCCGGAAACACGCGTGGATGtagcggccgggccgggggctccgCGGCACCATAAATACCCCGGCGGCCGCTCGCCCGCGCACTCTGCCGGGGCCTCCCGCGGCCGCCGGAGCCATGCGAGCCGCcgcgctgctgctggccctccGCACGCTCTGGGCGCTGGCgttttcctccctctccaaCACGCTGGCGGTGAACAACAGCGGGCGATGGTGGTGAGTGCCCGCACCGGGACCgggaagggagcagggctggcaccggcaccggcaccgggtGGCCCCGCCGCTGTCCCGGCTCGCACGCCCCAGGGCTGCGGGAGCGCAGGTGCGCCCCGCTGGGGGGCAGCGTCCGGCACCGTCGGGGGGTCAGAGCCGCGACCCCCGCGCTGCCCAGGTGGGTGGGAGCAGCGGCACCGAGCCCCCGGTGCAGGGCAGAGAGCGGCGGGGGGTGCCCTCGGAGGAGGTGCCCCGGTGGTGGCAGGGAGCGGGGTGCTGTGAGCCCCTCCGTGAGCCCTGCGTGTGCCGCAGGGGCATCATCAACGTGGCCTCCTCCACCAACCTGCTGACGGACTCCAAGAACGTGCAGCTGGTGCTGgaccccagcctgcagctgctgagccgCAAGCAGCGCAAACTGATCCGCCAGAACCCCGGCATCCTGCACAGCGTCAGCTCCGGCCTCCAGACCGCCATCAAGGAGTGCAAGTGGCAATTCCGCAACCGCCGCTGGAACTGCCCCACCTCGCAGGGCCCCAACATCTTCGGCAAAATCGTCAACCGGGGTGAGCCTGCGGGGCAgcgggaggcagcggggggCTCCCCGCATCTCCCGGCGTGGGACCACTCAACAGGTTCCCCGTGGGTTCAACCATATCCCACCCACCTGCCCCGGGCAGGGCactgccggggctggggggcgctGGGGGTCCCCCGCAGCCCCTGAGGTCCCGCTCCCCTCCGCAGGCTGCCGGGAGACGGCGTTCATCTTCGCCATCACCAGCGCCGGTGTGACGCACTCGGTGGCCCGCTCCTGCTCGGAGGGCTCCATCGAGTCGTGCACCTGCGATTACCGACGTCGTGGCCCCGGGGGGCCCGACTGGCACTGGGGTGGCTGCAGTGACAACATTGACTTCGGGCGGCTCTTTGGGAGGGAGTTTGTGGACTCCAGCGAGAAGGGCCGCGACCTGCGCTTCCTCATGAACCTGCACAACAACGAGGCCGGGCGCATGGTGAGGGCACTGGGGGCCTCAGGCAGTCCcggagggggtggggggggagggtcAGGACTGGGCATGGCTGTGGAGACCCCCAGCTCATCCCCGTGTGGGTTGGAAGCCACCAGCCAGGTGTTTCCCGGCTGGCTTTGGGTGGGCTCATCATCAGCTGATACTGTGGGGACAGATGCTGCGGGGTCCCTGTGGCTGTGGGAGGTCCTAGGATGGTCCCAGGGTGGGGGGCGCAGGCTGCTCACAGcaccctgtgccccccccccgcagaCGGTCTTCTCCGAGATGCGCCAGGAGTGCAAGTGCCACGGCATGTCGGGCTCGTGCACCGTGCGCACGTGCTGGATGCGGCTGCCCACCTTCCGCGCCGTGGGCGACGTCCTCAAGGACCGCTTCGATGGCGCCTCGCGGGTCATCTACGGCAACAAGGGCAGCAACCGGGCCTCGCGGGTGGAGCTGCACCACCTGGAGCCCGAGAACCCGGCACACAAGCCGCCCTCGCCCCACGACCTCGTCTACTTCGAGAAGTCGCCCAACTTCTGCACCTACAGCGGGAAGATGGGGACGGCGGGCACGGCCGGGCGCTTCTGCAACAGCTCCTCGCCGGGGCTGGACGGGTGCGAGCTGCTGTGCTGCGGGCGCGGGTACCGCACGCGGACCCAGCGCGTCACCGAGCGCTGCAACTGCACCTTCCACTGGTGCTGC encodes:
- the WNT1 gene encoding proto-oncogene Wnt-1 — translated: MRAAALLLALRTLWALAFSSLSNTLAVNNSGRWWGIINVASSTNLLTDSKNVQLVLDPSLQLLSRKQRKLIRQNPGILHSVSSGLQTAIKECKWQFRNRRWNCPTSQGPNIFGKIVNRGCRETAFIFAITSAGVTHSVARSCSEGSIESCTCDYRRRGPGGPDWHWGGCSDNIDFGRLFGREFVDSSEKGRDLRFLMNLHNNEAGRMTVFSEMRQECKCHGMSGSCTVRTCWMRLPTFRAVGDVLKDRFDGASRVIYGNKGSNRASRVELHHLEPENPAHKPPSPHDLVYFEKSPNFCTYSGKMGTAGTAGRFCNSSSPGLDGCELLCCGRGYRTRTQRVTERCNCTFHWCCHVSCLNCTNTQVLHECL